A window of Cryptomeria japonica chromosome 3, Sugi_1.0, whole genome shotgun sequence contains these coding sequences:
- the LOC131071012 gene encoding calmodulin-like protein 7, with product MALSSVPHETRRMFDTLDKNGDGKLSLHEITCFLNKLGIHLTEEELKCMVMVVSHSEDSSITFDEFVELYQSVLDESSSSTSTGSNEGSQDLSLMKAFKVYE from the coding sequence ATGGCACTTTCATCTGTTCCCCATGAAACTCGTAGAATGTTTGATACCTTGGACAAAAATGGCGACGGGAAGCTCAGTCTGCATGAAATCACTTGCTTCCTCAATAAGCTTGGAATACATCTAACAGAGGAAGAATTAAAGTGTATGGTGATGGTTGTTTCTCACAGCGAAGATAGTAGCATAACATTTGATGAATTTGTTGAGCTTTACCAATCTGTTCTGGATGAGAGCAGTTCCAGTACCAGTACCGGTAGTAATGAAGGAAGCCAGGATTTATCATTGATGAAGGCATTCAAAGTTTACGAGTGA